The following DNA comes from Hordeum vulgare subsp. vulgare chromosome 3H, MorexV3_pseudomolecules_assembly, whole genome shotgun sequence.
AAATAAGTCCCATCCTGAAGGTTATACCTTTGGCGAGTGGAGCAGTTAACTGTGGTGGGCTCGCTTTGTACCCGCCATCACTTGTTTTTAAAAAATAGTTGTGACGGATGGCACACACCACCCGTCATACATTAGGGTTCACCTATAAACTTTTTTTCAGTAGTGTTGCGACAAGCCAGTGCTTCTAGAATTGGTGCATCAGTGATCCCATATAGTTACCATGTTCGTCAAGACAAACCACATCCACTGAACCTCGATCACTATTTTTTGCCATGACACCATCGATATAGAATTTCCGAAATCCAGATGGGGTTCTGATGCTTTCTTCAAAGGATGGCTGCTTCCAAGCCCACCTCTTGGTTGTCATCGCCCACAATACACCCGGACAATTAGAATTCAAATTTTTTTGTCGTGATCCAAGGTTTCCTAACAAAAGCCAGGGTTGGCGCCGCCTGGACTGTTGTCTTCTTTGGAGAGATGATCTCAAGCTCGTATAAGAACTTCCTAACAGACAAGTGGGTTGATAAAGGTGACTGAAATTATTGCTCACAAATTGCTTTTTATCTCGGAAACCATACCGCCCAAGGAGCATTCCACCAATGTGTGACATCAAGAATCTTGAGAATCAACGCGTATCGGCCATATTTCTATGCTCCAAAACATCAAAGGTTGGGATTGACTATTgggccaaacgccataaaaatactTTGAGTTTTGACGGTACACAAGCGCCCCATAGATTCGTGAGAGTCACTAACGAGCGGTTAACCCTTCATAGGGACCTCCAAGAATCACTTTGGTGGAGTGGGAGTGCGCCAATGGTGCGTCCAACAGTTGCCACATGTCATGTACCGGATGCTTTattgaattttatttttttcatttttctatgCGCGCTTTTGGATTTTAGAtgcgttttttttttgttttttttggctTTTGGCTTGGTTTCCTTAGATTTTGTAGTTTTTCTGGCGAAGCACAACTCCGCGTTGTACTtcttgaaaataataataatatgtgcTTTCATAAGAAGCACAAAATTACTTCGCATGGAAGAACacatttgcttccatgtgatgtgttctttttttttaaaaatgcGTTAGCACGAGAAGCACGTGAAAGCACTAATGTGCTTCCCGAAAAAAATATGCTTTCACAAAAGCACAAAAAAATTCTCGTAAAAGCACATATTGCTTCTGTGAGTTGTATTTCAGAAGAAAAACCGCTTTCACAGACAGTTCAGATTTGCTTCCGCTAGTGCTTGTTCGAGAAAAGGGAAAAGGTTCATCCTTTTTAAACTCTTAACCTGCTTCCCGGCTCCTTTTTTTCTTTAGTATTTTGGTATCCAGTTTTTCATGAGAAcatattttcccttttttttgaATAATTTTGGGtttttgtatttttgtatttctgattttttttaaagttcGCTAAAACTTATAATCATAAGATCTACTCCCTCAGTCttatataatactccctccgtttttaaatataagtctttgtaaagatttcactagtggactacatacggatgtatatagacatattttagagtatagattcaatcattttgcttcgtatgtagacccttagtgaaatcacttaaaagacttatatttaggaacggagggagtataaaagtgTTATGTTTTGAAGATCTCAACACAAAAAATCCATGATGTAAAGGTTGGGTCTTTAATTTATAAAGTTGGGCCTTTGGCCTTTTCTCgaataaaaaggaataaaacGGAGCGACGCGACAATTGTCCCCTTCGTCTAGAAGCCACCTGCGCTGCCCGGCGATGTGGGATGCGTCGCCACTAGGCTCCAACTGTCGGACGCCTACATCACCAGCGCCAAGCAGCCAACTTTTTCAAGCACGAACCTTCTCCCCTCCACCaccgcggccaagaagaacctccgcGCCAACCGCCACCAAGccgcccaccccaccccaccctcgCCATGGACATCGGCTCGGTGCCTTCCCCGGCTGACGCCGCGGCGCCGCCCTCCGCGGCCGCCATGCCGCGGGAGGCCACGCTGGGGCGCCACCTCGCGCGGCGCCTGGCGGAGGTCGGCGCGCGCGACGTCTTCACCGTGCCGGGGGACTTCAACCTGACGCTCCTCGACGAGCTCGAGGCGGAGCAGCCGTCCGGCGGCGGGGTGCGGCTCGTCGGCTGCTGCAACGAGCTCAACGCCGCCTACGCCGCCGACGGCTACGCCCGCGCGCGCGCCGGCGGGGTCGGCGCCTGCGCGGTCACCTTCACCGTCGGCGGGCTCAGCGCCATCAACGCCGTCGCCGGCGCCTTCAGCGAGAACCTCCCCGTCATCTGCATCGTCGGGGGCCCCAACAGCAACGACTACGGCAGCAACCGGATCCTCCACCACACCATCGGCATCCCCGATTTCACGCAGGAGCTCCGCTGCTTCCAGAACGTCACCTGCTACCAGGCACGTCTCCGTGCGTGCGCAGCCCTCTTTTTTTCTCACTCAATGCGTAGTTTTTCAGTTTTATTGCTCCGATTTTATTAGGGATTTTGACACTGCTCAGATTTTAGGGGAAAGTTTATTTTAGTTTCAGATTGGTCGATGGACTGGATCTGTGGTTTAATTCACAATTCCCTTTTCTGAAATGTTCAGTTTGTGATATTTTGTAATTGTTTCTGATAGTGTGCGTTTTGGGGTTTGGTAGATTGTCAGGGAATGACTTTGATGCAGTTCTAGCATTGTACGTCTAAACAGTTGATTCCAATGTTCAATTCAACGGTATTAACATACAATTTGCAATCTCGAGACATAATTTTCTTGCTGTATTGCTGCCTTGCCGAGTTGCCCCGATGCTAAAATCTGTAGAGACTGATAGGATTGTACGTTCATGCTTTCTTGAGCTTAGGGattgattgatgattttgtttgtACTGTAACTATGAGAAATCTCTTTTTCTGAGATAAAATTGTTCTCTGAATATCGAGTTATTGACTAGGGGGTGCATGTAAAATCCTTGACTGTGGAGATCACCGGATTCACTGTTGGACATGCTGTTTGCTCCAAACTAGAAACCGGCTTTATAGAATCTGGACCAATATACAGTACTCTCTCTgtatcaaaatataagatgtttatTTGACACTGTCTGTCAAAAAACGTCGGGAGTAGCTGTTACACTTATTGGCTTATTGGTTCAGAAATAGGATTCTCCAATATAGAAACAGAGACACTACCCCGTTTTCGAAGGATAATTCCTTCTGTCTGCTAACTTGGACTATTGTCATGCATGAGTAGCAACTATGCTTAACAACTTCAAGCATACCTTTTAGTCCATTACAGTGATTGGTGCATCAGTTGTACCTCTGGCTTGATTAGCCATTACTTTTGCACTTCCAAGTTAGCTTGGATGGCGTATATGAATAGTATGATAATTCTGTAAGACAATTATACAGCAAGAATGATTTCATTGTACACAGTTAAATTTGTGTATTAACAGAATGAGGAAATAAAGCATTCATATACGGGAAATTAAATGAACATGTGCGACTACATAGAAGGTTAAGAGGAGACTAAACCTTTACCTTCCAGAGATGATATGTATGCTTGGAATTGTgaatatattttcaaaagtggAAATGCAAGTATCTTAATGAGCAttgcaatttatttattttttgctatGATATGACCTCATTTCATAAATTGCAGGCAGTGGTGAACAACTTGGAGGATGCACATGAACAGATTGACACTGCCATTTCCACTGCACTGAAGGAGAGCAAGCCAGTTTACATCAGCATCAGCTGCAACCTCCCCTCGATCCCGCATCCTACCTTTAGCCGCCATCCTGTCCCTTTCTTTCTCTCCCCAAAGTAAGTCGGCATGCTCCCTGTATGCACATAACCACGATGAGATGGCAGTTAGCTTGGTATTACTGATGTCGATGAACTGTTCATTTGTCAGACTGTCAAACCAGATGAACCTGGAAGCAGCAGTGGAGACTGCTGCGGCTTTTTTGAACAAATCAGTCAAGCCTGTCCTTGTTGGCGGACCGAAGATGAGGGTGGCCAAAGCATGTGAAGCTTTCGTAGAGCTGGCTGATGCATGCGGTTATCCGGTTGCAGTGATGCCTTCTGCAAAGGGGCTTGTGCCAGAGCACCATTCTAGATTTATTGGCACATATTGGGGTGCTGTGAGCACTCCATTCTGTGCTGAGATTGTGGAGTCAGCTGATGCCTATTTGTTTGCTGGCCCGATATTTAATGACTACAGCTCGGTTGGGTACTCACTTCTTCTCAAGAAGGAGAAGGCCATCATCGTCCAGCCGGACCGAGTAGTGATTGGGAATGGGCCTGCATTTGGGTGTGTTCTGATGAAGGACTTCCTGCATGCACTTGCAACCCGGCTGAAGAAGAACACAGCTGCCTACGACAACTATAGTCGGATTTTTGTGCCTCAGGGCGAACCCCTTTCCTCTGAGCATGGAGAGCCTTTGAGAGTGAATGTACTTTTCAAGCATATTCAGAAAATGTTGTCTGGCAGCTCAGCTGTTATAGCAGAGACTGGGGACTCATGGTTTAACTGCCAGAAGCTGAAACTGCCGGAAGGCTGTGGGTAAGGTCCCCTGAGATATTCCATAGCCCTAACTTCCATCTATTAGTTCTTTTAAACTCCTGGATCTGTTGTTGGTCACATCCGTCTTATTTTTAATTTAGGTGTAGTCGTATTATATTGAGATGTTTTGTTCTGATTTTTTTCAATATTAACTGGGAAAATTTGATAAAATGCCACATAGCAGTTTGAATTTTGATAAAATAACCCGTGATGTGTCACTGATGGGTGGTGCCATATTATCAGCTGGCTTCATGTAAGACCCTCAACACGTTTCAAGATGTATGATAGATGTTGCTATTTTTACATTGGTGACAACCAACAAGCAATGCTTTTAGATCAGTAAGTAGGATGTATTCTGTTTAGTTATTTTACCATTTTCTTTCGGCAGGTATGAATTTCAGATGCAATATGGATCAATTGGTTGGTCAGTGGGTGCAACTCTGGGATATGCGCAGGCTGCCAAGGATAAGCGAGTCATTTCCTTCATTGGAGATGGCAGCTTTCAGGTACAAAAAATTAAGAATCATCAAACTATGAAATTTGAAGCTCTATCAAAGTA
Coding sequences within:
- the LOC123442868 gene encoding pyruvate decarboxylase 1-like encodes the protein MDIGSVPSPADAAAPPSAAAMPREATLGRHLARRLAEVGARDVFTVPGDFNLTLLDELEAEQPSGGGVRLVGCCNELNAAYAADGYARARAGGVGACAVTFTVGGLSAINAVAGAFSENLPVICIVGGPNSNDYGSNRILHHTIGIPDFTQELRCFQNVTCYQAVVNNLEDAHEQIDTAISTALKESKPVYISISCNLPSIPHPTFSRHPVPFFLSPKLSNQMNLEAAVETAAAFLNKSVKPVLVGGPKMRVAKACEAFVELADACGYPVAVMPSAKGLVPEHHSRFIGTYWGAVSTPFCAEIVESADAYLFAGPIFNDYSSVGYSLLLKKEKAIIVQPDRVVIGNGPAFGCVLMKDFLHALATRLKKNTAAYDNYSRIFVPQGEPLSSEHGEPLRVNVLFKHIQKMLSGSSAVIAETGDSWFNCQKLKLPEGCGYEFQMQYGSIGWSVGATLGYAQAAKDKRVISFIGDGSFQVTAQEVSTMLRWGQNNIIFLINNGGYTIEVEIHDGPYNIIKNWNYTGVVEAFHNGEGKCYTAKVRTEEELKEAIEASLGPNKDSLCFIEVIVHKDDTSKELLEWGSRVSAANSRPPNPQ